Genomic DNA from Desulfurivibrio alkaliphilus AHT 2:
ATCGCTGCGCACCGTGTACAACAGCTCTTCACCGTTCATATTCGGCATGTTCCAGTCGGAGATGATGATGTCGATCTTCTTTTCCCGCAGCAGCCGCAGGGCGGCCTTGCCATCCTCGGCCAGCATGACCTCGGCCCCGCCGAAAATCGCCTTCAGCGAACGCCGCACCAGATCGCGTACGGTGACGCTGTCATCTACTACCAGAAAAGTAACTTTGTTCATCTTGCCGGCTCCTTGCTGGCTGCTGGTCGTGATCGTTTGCTTGTTTTTTTAGGGGCGCCGCAGGCCGGGCAGGCCCGCCATTCCGCCTCCAGGGGGTAGCGGCAGTGGCCGCAGAAATCGGGCCGGGCGGTGCCGCAATGGGGGCAGTAAAAGAAGCCGCTGTCATGCTCCCGGCCGCATTGTTCGCAACTCCGCCGCCGGCCGGTGGCCGGCCCCAGCACCCGCAATAGCTCCTCGGTGGTGGTCAGGCCCCGGCGCAGCTTGAGCAGGGCATCCTCGCGCAGGGTGCGCATGCCGCCGGCCCGGGCCGCGCTCAGCAAGTCGGCCTCCCGGCAGTCGCCGGCGGCGATCAGCCGCCGCAGTTCATCGTGGCAAACCAGAAATTCAAAAATTCCCACCCGGCCCAGATAACCGCTTTGGTTGCAGCGCTCGCAGCCGCGGGCGGCGACCACCGGTGCTCCGGCCAGGCTCTCCGGACTGAAGCCCAGCAGTTGCAGGGCGGCCGGGTCCGGCGCCGTTTCGTGGCGGCAGTGGGGGCAGGGCTTGCGGACCAGCCGCTGGGCCACCACCCCCTCCAGGGCCGAAGCGATCAGATAGGGGCGCAGGCCCAGGTCCAGCAGCCGGGTGACGGCGGCCACCGCGTGGTTGGTATGGAGGGTGGTCAGCAGCAGGTGGCCGGTGATGGCCGCCTTGAAGGCGACGTCGGCGGTTTCCCGGTCGCGCATCTCGCCCACCAGCAGCACGTCGGGGTCCTGGCGCAGGGTGGCGCGCAACACCGAGGCGAAGCTCAGGCCGATCTTGTCGCGGACCGGCACTTGGTTGACCTCGTCGAGGAAATACTCCACCGGGTCCTCGATGGTCTGAAAATTGCGGTGCTCGTCCAGCACCGAGTGGAGCAGGGCGTAGAGCAGGGTGGTCTTGCCGCTGCCGGTGGGTCCGGTACAGATCAGCATCCCCTGGGGCTTGCGGACCAGGGTGGCCAGTTTTTCCCGATCCTCCGGCTCAATCCCCAACTGATCCAGGCGGCGGACGGCGGCACTTTTGTCGAGCACCCGCAGCACCGCCTTTTCGCCGTCAATGGTGGGCATGGTGGAGAGCCGGACATCCACCTCCCGCCCGCCGGCCCGGATCGCCAGACGGCCGTCCT
This window encodes:
- a CDS encoding ATPase, T2SS/T4P/T4SS family translates to MGVLGDLLRQAGVLVPEQLTAARRARLEDELFYDTLLRLGLADEDGIVAVLRQRLKLEVIDWAATPVSPEAAALLPRELCRRNRLLPVGLKNKRLLVAMADPSDLLKCDAISALTGLPVTPLITTGSALQERLQQLQGAGEIRGAVELPDELPEELPVKLPEELPAEGMAPGTAPPPALASVEGGEIDLVGLEEEGADDGADPKQLLAASENPSVVGLVNAMLSEAIRLGASDIHLEPRRRHLVVRHRLDGLLQPRLTVPLKLHPAVLSRLKIMAGLDIAQRRMPQDGRLAIRAGGREVDVRLSTMPTIDGEKAVLRVLDKSAAVRRLDQLGIEPEDREKLATLVRKPQGMLICTGPTGSGKTTLLYALLHSVLDEHRNFQTIEDPVEYFLDEVNQVPVRDKIGLSFASVLRATLRQDPDVLLVGEMRDRETADVAFKAAITGHLLLTTLHTNHAVAAVTRLLDLGLRPYLIASALEGVVAQRLVRKPCPHCRHETAPDPAALQLLGFSPESLAGAPVVAARGCERCNQSGYLGRVGIFEFLVCHDELRRLIAAGDCREADLLSAARAGGMRTLREDALLKLRRGLTTTEELLRVLGPATGRRRSCEQCGREHDSGFFYCPHCGTARPDFCGHCRYPLEAEWRACPACGAPKKTSKRSRPAASKEPAR